Part of the Plectropomus leopardus isolate mb chromosome 7, YSFRI_Pleo_2.0, whole genome shotgun sequence genome, GATTAATACTTTTGGAAAAAGTTGCACTtaagataaaatgtttaataatttaatgGTGTTAACAAATCATATATGCTGCTGCAAACTCTGTGTACTCTGTATGCAGCAGTATTGCATAAttgagtcatgtttttttcttagtttttagtttttttggaaGGGAAGGAGTGGCATATATGTTATACAGATTGAGCATAGTGTTTTTAGATGGCAGTTTGAAAACAGTGCATTcagggtgcctggtggctcagtggatagtgCAGGCGCACCAtttacagaggctgtgtcctcaccacagTGGCcccaggttcaattccagcctcaagcctttgctgcatgtcattccctctctcttgccatttcacacttgtgctgtcctattgattaaaggcaaaaatatctAAAAGAAAAGTCCATCCATACAAATGCAGCCTATTATTAACACCATAGGCTGCGTGttgcagtattttgtttttttgagcgggggggttgttgttgtgttgttattgttgttgacaTTTGAGAACATTTGAGAGGAGAAAAGGTTGCATCAGTATTGCTATGGGACATGAGAAAGTGGTATCAAGCCACcctttatttttactgctgtCATTGCAAAATATAAACTATTCCAGTGGAtagattatttgaaaaaaaaaaaaaaaaagttggacaAGAGAGTCAGCAGAGACTTCAGCAGCTCTGATGAAGAGAAGTAGCAGTACTCAGAGGTCAAATCTGAGTTATATACTCTTACCTTACAGACACAGCCAGTTTTCATTAGggttttatcactttattttcactcCATAAATGTCAATTTTAGTGCTTCGTTGCTTTATAGGCGTGCAGTAACAAGTGCAAAACAAATGGGTCCATGCTCCATTTAATAACACGCCTTGAATTCAGCTCTTGCAACAGCCAACTTTGATTTGTATTTGCAGCATTTTGGTGAAGTAATGAACTACAGAGAAGAATAAAGGCCATGAGTTTAAAGGGAACATTTACTGTGGCTGATTGTGGTACAACTACCTACCActgtattaaaattatttttatggttattttgttttgcagtgtatttttcagtaaagagacacaaaaagagttAGTGATAAAGTTAAGCGCTAAAATCAAAGCCATCAAAGTGTGTGGTATTACTTATAATAAGTTTGCCTGCAGTGCAGTTTCTTCTGCCTCTGCTACAGACTTTTTGAGCTGAGCAGCTTGTGGAAAACTGAAACCAGAGACCTGGTAAAGTCATAAAGCTCTTTGAAACCCCAAATCTTGTGATTTGACTGTCAAATGCCCTTAAATTAATCCATAACACTTTCACCAACTATCTTTTCACCAGATCATCAGTGTCTTTTCCTTGTCCCAAATGAGTGTCATTAATTGTCTCTTCCTACTTTGCGTCTCCTCCATTGCTTCCTTGGGAGTGCAGACGGATCTCAGCATACTCATCCGTCTTGGAGGCCAGGCCTCTAACTTCCCCTTCCCCAAGCTTGTCCTGTGATTTGGCTTTGAGTTTGGTGAAGTCCACACTGGCATACTGGAGAAAGTCATCCTCCAGTACACTTTCTTCCTTTAGAAAGTCTGTATTGTTAAAAATTCCATCTACTTTTGAAGAATTTGCCACTCCGTCCTCTTTCAGAATGGCTTTATTGGCATAAGTCTCATCCACATTTGAAGAGTTTGTctacaggaataaaaaaaagagatttgcTTCAGTAATGGAGTGCTtcacagatgatttttttgtaggCTGACACAGAAGTTAGTGTCACCCTGTTTAGTCAAAAAAACCTATGGCATTTTGCCATTGGACTTgtggctactgtagaaaaaaactCATTGTTGGCAACCATTAATgacactttcacattttgtttagcGAGATGATCTGCACAAATGAACACATATGATACTATGGTGGGGTTTTttgattatcattttttaaggCAGACTgtgtaatatgatttttttaaaagattatattttgacatttttaataacatattttatgacaCTTACATCAtactgaaaatgtattcatgacACAGTTTTTTTATAGCATTGATGACATATACTGTATTAGGAATTTTTGACTGGACACATAAATGACACTCAACATTCTTATTTAATTGCAggtttcaaagtaaaaagttttatttatacttatattCAGTGCTGGCTTGCTGGTCACGTGACACTTTCTGTTTTAGTGTATCTTTAAGCATTTACATCACTGCATATACAGGTGTGTGAAAAGATGTAAACTCACCCCCTGAGTAACCAAAAAGTTGGACTTGTCCACCATCCCCTTATCAGATGACAGGCTGCCTTTTGTTTTCCTACgaaaatcaaaaaaaacaactgtttcatGTGCTGTAATTTATCAGTAATTTATTAATATCTTTTTTGAGAGTCTGTCATCTCATGGTCATATTTAGAGATGTTCTGGGGCAGCCATAGTTGCCCAGTGAAAGTGAGTGTCAGCCCGGTCACCATCCAAGTCACACCTCTGACGACAACCTCAAAGTGTTTTCCTGtctcattttaaaaccaattacCGAAAGCTTCTGTTAACAATACTACAATAGGGTGTCAGCTTATGTCTTATTGGATGTTGTCATGTACTTACCTGCAAAAGATCAGAAGCAGCGggacacacaccagcagcatcCCCAGTGCTCCAATTGCAGAGCCGATCATAACAGATGAAGCATGGAGCCCTGAAAAGTCCCACCAAATCATATCAGTTCGTAAAACCCAAGAGAGACAGATCATGCAGGAGAAAAGTTAATGTGATTAATGTGATGTGATTGCAGCATCCTGCAAATTTCTCTACCTTGCTGAGTTTTGCTGGAGCAAACATTGAATGCAAAACTATCAGAGCCCAGTGAGTTGATGCTGACGCAGACCAGAGAGGGCATGTCATCTTCCAGATGGTACAGGGTGATGACACTCCTCATGCCAACGCTTCCTAGGGGAACTTCCCTGATTGGGACAACAGCAGAGTGATTGACAGGCTCCTTGGCCAATTCCCAAACAAGGGAGGGAGGCGGGTTCCCCTGGCTGTCACAGGTACATTGAATCAGGGATGGAACCTGGACACAGCGGGAAGAAGGCAAGATCTCTGGAGcaactgagacagagagagaaggtaaatgtgtatttttgcatgCTTGTTCAAACTtgttggggaaaaaattaaatgatcagAGATAAAGagatgagaaaaataaactcacatGTGACATCAATACTGACAGGCTCTGAGTTTTCAGCTCCGTGGACGTTTAGAGCTTCACAGTAATACTGATCCTCTGAGAGTTTTATTCCATTGAAGGTGAAGTCTCGCTCACAGCCCACCATCTCCGCTTCTCTTCCAGCCACTCTGAACCAGGTGACGTTAACAGCTGCTGGATTGGCGATGGTTGAGCAGGTCAGAGTTACAGAGCTGCCATCGAGCACTGGACCAGAGGGGTCAACCAACACCGAGGTATTTTTCGGGGGATCTGAAAAACACAGCTTTTCTGTTAGTCATGTGTCCACGCCTAAGGTTACTGCTAATTTGTTAGAATGCAAAATAACTTCTAATGATTATAATAGTATTCAAATTTTTCTTTCCGGGAGGATTTTGGAGGGACTTGCTTTGACGGTAGAGGCAgatatacaataaaacaaaaataatgagatatGGTGAAAATAATCTAACATCTCTTGCAACagatttatcaatctagattgctttggtgtgagttgccaagtgttcgagatatcggctgtagagatgtctcccttctctccaaaaactcaacagtgatGTCTCAGCCAAAAATCATGAGCTGGTtactaaagataatccacagacctggctgtgagcagtttcatgttggaaatattttctatttctaaaCTATACCCATCAACTGTATCATCACACATAAGGAAGCACACATTGGATAAAAGCCTTGTGCTTGTGAAAGTGCGACACATAGACATCAATGCTGtcttcctcagctgagctgtcaTGTTAACTAGCTCAGTGGTGTAAGGTGAGCTAGAAGTGGATGGGCCATGTTCATTCTTTGAACACAGGAAACACCCACTTTGGATGTTTACTCTCAGAGTTTTTACTATGGAAAACAAACTTACACTCGATGTCCAGCTGAATCTGCGCTGAAGTTTCCTCCCCGAGCTCACTTTTTGCTGCACAGTGGTAGTCACCATTATGACTCGGGTCCACGTCATTTATTACCAGTCTAGATCCAAGCTCATTATCCTCTTCATTGTCTTTGTACCAGGTGTAGTTGGTCACAGGTGGATTGGCACGACTCCTGCAGAGCAGAGTAACAGAGCTGCCCTCCAGTATCGGACCATCAGGGTCCACGATTACACTGGTTTCCTTTGGAggaactggaaaaataaaaataagtatgaATTCAATCCATGTTGCTGGTCGTTATTTGTCATGGGTATTTCTGTGTCACTCTGACTTACACTGTACGTCTATCTGAGTGATGGATGAGTTCTGAGATCCGTAGCTGTTACTGGCTTTGCAGAAAAATCTGCTGTCCACCTCTGAGACCGTAGTTGAAAGCCTGTTCTTAAAACCCACAGCTGTCACCTGATCTCCATCCACTTTGAACCAGGTGTAGCTGTCCACAGCTGGATTGGCGTTGGCCTTGCAGGTCAGAGTCACCAAGCTGCCCTCTTTGACAGGGCCAGAGTCGCTGACTGATGTGTTGTTTGGAGGATCTTGAAGAGATTTTCGAAAATCCAGTGAGCTCTAGAGGTGGAGGTAGGCTGATTTTGTTAACCtatggacagagccaggctagtaGTTTCCATCTGTtaccagtctttgtgctaagcaaAGTTTACCAGCTGGtagctgtagcttcatatttaacagacaAATGAGAGATCGGTACCGATCTTCACATATAGCTCTTGGCAATGACAAACTGTCAAGACTTATGATAAAATACACCCaattatatcaacatttttgtaataattaatGTCTTCTCTTAATCTTTATTATTTACCTAGATTTTATCTTTCTACCTAGACTgttcatattatatttaaagtGACCCATATATGAGATCAATGTGAACAGATCTCCACCCTGAAGCGCCTCACATGAACCTATAacatcacacacagaaaaacaatagaAACATCGTATTTTTGAAGCAGGCCACTCTGACAGCATTGTTAAGGCATGTTGGCAAACTGTCACTATCAGATAAAGTTTGGCAGTCAGGTTACTGCAGCAGCGGTACGGCTTTGGCAGACTTCTGTTGTATCAATGGACCGTACTGTCCTGTCTGGTGAGATATCTGTACTTGGGCTGTTAAGTTTGatgtggaaaaacacaaataaatgcaaatatgacCATTTTCAGAGCGATCGCATGGCCAGTTATTGGATATGTATCTGATTTAGGACCACATATGAAAGTGGTCATGATAAGTTtggataaaaattaattaaattaatttaaattaattaattaaaataaaaattaaatttctgtCAACACTACCGTGAAAGAATCAGATCAGATTTGAATGTAGCCAATGagatgatatgatatgaaacaACACCTgatacaataacaatgacaacacACGGAAAATGCCAGGAGCATACTCACAAAGAACACGGAGGGTCAAACTTTTCTCATACAGAAGGTCGCTGTTACCGGCTTGTCGGTTGTAGAGAGCGGCACATGATAACCTCTGTCCATGGTGGAGGTAAGAAGCGGTGAAGTTCATCACAGAGGTTACAGATTCAGTTTCCATGTTCTCCTCAATGTCACCTATAGTGGGGGTCCACGTCAGAGCTGGTGGAAGAACGGGACAGGGAGATACAGCCGTGCAGTTCAGCCTCACTGGAGTCCCTTCTTTCACCTCCAGCGAGGATGGAGTTATGGTAGGTTTGGGCAGTGGATCTGAGGAGtcaaaacaaagaggaaatggCAAGTGGGATACCAAAAGATGTGGGTTTAAATGTGCAAGAATAGCAGCACATGACACTAACTTCTAGTGGAGATCACAACACGCTGGCTAAAGCTGTACCTCAGAGCGCTGTTACAATGCAgtctgaaataataaatatcaaaatggTTTGATGGCAGATTATTGAAGATGGTAGTGCAGTCTTTCTCACGCAGGCTCCCTGTTAGGTTGCCTTGCTGGACGTTTAAGCTACCAGTGAGGCTGGAATCAAAAACCGGTGTTTGACTCCAGCCTCTTTTCCAAATAGCTTTACAGGAATCATCCAGGTGTTGTTCCCAGCCTGTGAGCAAGCTGAAAGTGCAGGGGATCAGCACACAGGATCCACGAAGTCCACTGATTGCCACAGGCATTAATGCTTCCCATTGTTGGCATAAAATCCCtgagataaaacaaaagaaacagaagaaatatCAGCCAATGTAAATTAAGCATTCCAACAATTCGCAAATGTCAAAAAGTTAACAATATTAAACtaaatcatcacaaaaaataacagcagataTTGTAAACATTTGTAAGACAtccataaaacatttaaaagttgtAAGCCTACCTTGAAGCAGACAACATATGAAGAACACCTTTACAGCACCTGTCATACTTTTCCGTTGATGATCCTGCCAAAAGGTAACAGACACAAAagaatcaaataaattaaattttctggctaaagggtaactttggtattcTCTAACCTGGATCCTTTTCCCCCATATTTTTGTATCTAAGTAACTAATGGGAATAACAGTTTATAAAATTTGGATCAGTATTAAGCGAAACTGGCCGCAATTCAATCCTTAAGAGCAATTAAACAGTTTGTTTGCTCTGAAGCCAGAACAGATGAGAAAcaactgttttgaggtgattaAACGTAGACGCTTGTATCAATTTTCTCCTTTTAAGACCATACAAATGATCTTTGAAGTTATGACATTCCTTCTGATGATGAGGAGATAATGCTTTTGTAAAAATTAGTCTGACATCATCTCATCAAATTGAGGACAGAACTCaatacttttagttttttgcaattgctaaaacacaaaaagcaaaaattaggCACAATTTTCACAACCTTTACTGCTGTCCCCAATCACTTGACTCAATTTGTTACCACTTTAGATTTCCTTATCATATTAGAACTCTGACTTTCCTTCTTTACACTCTGATGTCAATTTCACATCACCTTGTtgtcaaaacacaacacacaatttTTCAGGTTTGCACACACTTTTCACATAAAATCTCAAAGCATCAATCcacaacacacaaatattcaaatctcTAAACTTTCAGGTCTGGTGAGCAATTTGCAATCAAGGCCTGCAGCATAAAAGGAGGCTTGACcctctgttttgtttgatgAGCAATGGAGAACAGAGACAACAGTCAGAGAAGGAGAGGGGTACgaatgagaggaggaggaggatgaggaggaataggaagaggaggaagaggtggaaGGTGTATGAAAGGAACCCACAGAGCCAGGTCCCACTGCTTCAATCCATGGAGGAGGCTTGTGGAGATGTGGGCTTTGAGGCCTGTCAGGGCTTCATGCGGCACTCTAGGCGGTTCTTTCAGCGCTGTTTGGACCAGGAGGACATCGCCTGCGATGTTGATGAGGCCCTCTGGCCAGACAGAAACTGGAGGCATGATGCCCCATGATGCTTATGGTTatggatggggggggggggggggggggcgtttaaaaataaaatgttttgtctgaAAATTTGTGTggtgttttatgtttgtctATGAGAGAAGTGGGCATTGTCATTGATTCAGTGTGTTCCATTTCTATAATTGTGTTTTCAATTTTGCTCTTCAGTGTTCTGTACATGCTTGGTAGTGTTCAGCCAAAAGCTTAGTTGTGTTTATTCAATGaatggtatgtgtgtgtcatgtgaaAATATGGCTGTGTTTACCAAATGAAAACACCAGTTCCATTTTGTGAACACGTTGTTTTGCAAAGGGATGCCAGGGTTTAGCaatttgtgtgtgatgtttggagttttgtgtgtgcagttttgaaaaaaacgtaaagttttgaaaaacgtgATTTAGCAATcgaaaaaaactgtaatagcATTGTGGCTAGAATCCTGAAATGTAACAGCAAACTCACTaaagctatgaaaaaaaaggtacagCGTAATGAGCCAGCGTTACCATCATGTTCTGTACAGATAAGTcataaacactgacagaaagtgatatttgcattttggaacataaaacagcaaacttaactgcaaactaaaaactactcagtccaccactaggcatgatgggaatgTGTCTGTCACTACAGTAAGCTGGCATCAGGCTGGAGGGAGATCCCTATGGGGCTAAATATTGTATGGGATGCTCGCACATTAGCTTGTATTACAAAGTGAAGATTGTGGTATGATACGGTGCTGAAGAAACAATATCTATAAATTACCCGCGATAGTACTGTTGTAGCATGAACAAGTAAGTTTTCAAACATCTTTTCAGTGGTTATGTCTTTAAATGCACAGCTGAGAGGTTAAGCAGTCTATTTACATGATATGATGGAGTTCCATTTagggctggaaaaaaaaagaggttacCTTTTCACATTTGTAGTATGACTAACCAGAGTATGAGAGAATAAATCCAGTAAATCCACATAATACTTTGACGATttgacacataaaacaaaatattattacttAGCAGTTCCTTTCTGtcagtttaatttttgttgCTGAAAGTAATTACTTGTTTCAAGCTTTTAACAGTGAAGCACTAGTTTGCTAGTATCAATTCCACAGTGGAATacgatttcttttaaagaactATAAAGAATGCATAATTGCATGTAGGAAAACAAGTTTTGCAGTAAAATTTAACAGGATGTCAAAAGTTGTACAACATTGTTCTTCTTTATTCATCATTGCATCAAACTGTAGTGCATTTTAAAGTGTATTTGCTTCCCTCCACTGTCACTTTGATATATGAGATACATAACACAAACATAATGTTTTACTCTGGGATGAAATGTTTTGCATACACTTGTATGCAAAACTGTAGTCTGGAAAGGCAGGCAGCTATGACGGTGTTgagatgaaatataaaatgaaaacaacagataaaattCAGCATAAATGTATGTAAGTCTGGCAAATGGGTACTAATACAGAAACTGTGAACATTAATTAAGACTTAACTAATGTagcaggattttttaaattgtaagtGAACTGCTTAAGTTGATGTACTTAAGTAAGTTTGTGACAAAGACATAATTTATTTCTGTACAAATCTACATTATgaactaacaaaataaaatcagacacAGTCATCTGAGTTTTCTGAAAATTCAGTCTTACCTTCAATACTTTCAGTCTTACCTCATATACTGTAACTGGTCTCACTgctaaaaaaagggaaataatgtTCTTCCCTCCACTGTTACCTCAATAAATGAGgaa contains:
- the LOC121945627 gene encoding myelin-associated glycoprotein-like, with protein sequence MTGAVKVFFICCLLQGILCQQWEALMPVAISGLRGSCVLIPCTFSLLTGWEQHLDDSCKAIWKRGWSQTPVFDSSLTGSLNVQQGNLTGSLREKDCTTIFNNLPSNHFDIYYFRLHCNSALRYSFSQRVVISTRNPLPKPTITPSSLEVKEGTPVRLNCTAVSPCPVLPPALTWTPTIGDIEENMETESVTSVMNFTASYLHHGQRLSCAALYNRQAGNSDLLYEKSLTLRVLYPPNNTSVSDSGPVKEGSLVTLTCKANANPAVDSYTWFKVDGDQVTAVGFKNRLSTTVSEVDSRFFCKASNSYGSQNSSITQIDVQFPPKETSVIVDPDGPILEGSSVTLLCRSRANPPVTNYTWYKDNEEDNELGSRLVINDVDPSHNGDYHCAAKSELGEETSAQIQLDIEYPPKNTSVLVDPSGPVLDGSSVTLTCSTIANPAAVNVTWFRVAGREAEMVGCERDFTFNGIKLSEDQYYCEALNVHGAENSEPVSIDVTFAPEILPSSRCVQVPSLIQCTCDSQGNPPPSLVWELAKEPVNHSAVVPIREVPLGSVGMRSVITLYHLEDDMPSLVCVSINSLGSDSFAFNVCSSKTQQGLHASSVMIGSAIGALGMLLVCVPLLLIFCRKTKGSLSSDKGMVDKSNFLVTQGTNSSNVDETYANKAILKEDGVANSSKVDGIFNNTDFLKEESVLEDDFLQYASVDFTKLKAKSQDKLGEGEVRGLASKTDEYAEIRLHSQGSNGGDAK